The region GTAATAACCAGCGCCGTAGAAAATAACGTAAAACAGACGGGCGCCAACAATAACTCCAAACGAGATACCGACCATCAAATTTAATACGTCATCAGGAGTAATGTTAAGTTTCCAGCGTTGAGCAGTCCTGTACATTACTACGCCAGCAAGCACAAAGCCTACTAGATATGCCAGACCATACCACCTGATAGACAGCGGACCCAGAGAAAGCGCTACTGGGTTTAATGAATGATAGAAAGCATCAAGCCACACAATATGTCCTACTTACTAGTACTACTTAGAAAGAACATGCGAAGGAGTTGCTCCGCGCTGACCCTGATAATGACTGCCAAGATTTTCACAGCCATAAGGACGCTCAACAGGAGAACTCATACGCTCAAAAGAAAGCTGACCAATCCTCATGCCAGGATGCAAAATAATCGGAAGGTTAGCAACGTTAGAAAGCTCCAGCGTAAGCTCTCCATCCCAACCTGGATCAACATAACCTGCAGTTGAATGAATCATAAGACCCAAGCGTCCTAAGGTGGACTTGCCTTCAAGTTTGCCAAGAATATCGTCAGGAATAGCAATACGCTCAAGAGTAGTACCAAGCGCAAACTGACCAGGATGAAGAACAAAAACTTCTCCCTCTGGAACATCAATTGACTCAGTAAGACCTTCTTGAGCTACAAGCGGATCAATTGAGGTATGCGTAGAATTGCGAAAGATTCTAAAGTTTGAACCAAGACATACGTCAACCGATGCAGGCTGCACGTTTTTCTCGCATAAAGGTTCAATAACGATACGACCAGCAGCAATCTCGGCTTTAATGTCGCGATCAGAAAGGACCACAACGTCCACCTTTCTTATATCATACAAATGTATGGTCAGAAAACCCAGTTATCCACTTATATAAAATATCACGCCCCACACAATAGTGTGTAGAACGTGATATAAAAAATTTGTAAATAGGCAGGTCAGTTATGGTTCATCATAACTTCTCTGCATAAAAAACACGTTTATGCTTATAAAACTAATAGTTGATAAGCGCCAAACGTCCATTTTTGGCGGTGGCAATAACTTACAGCATTGCAGGCTGAACGCGCTTAACGCCAGGAACGTGCTCAATCAGGATACGCTCGATGCCCTCAGACATATCGTATGCAGACATAGGACAGCCAGCACAAGAACCAACCATCTCAAGGGTAACGGTACCGTCATCGCTAACGTCAATAAGTTCAACGTCACCACCGTCAGTCTGAAGGCTCTGACGAATAACATCAAGGGTTGCATTCAAAAGGTCACGATTAATGGCCATGTTAGCTCCTACTCAAACTCTCTTAAGCGCGTACGCGCTCATAACTTACAACAAGAATATCCTACCCAAAATTCCAAACTTATTTCTACGCCTATCCAATTGGCGAGAAAAGATGTCCAACTGAAGCATCTTTGAGACGTGGAGGCAATGATGCACTCGACGCTGTTGCCTCAATCGCTGCAGCTACGCGAGAAGTGGCCTCTCTTGTCTGCTCCACACTCAAAAGTGTTGCGTCCACCATAAAACGCTTCACGCCGGCTGAAAGCATCTCAGAGATTTCTGGCACACCATCAAAAAGTTTAGGACTCCAAATCTTTGAGCGACCGTGTCTGTCAGTTCTTACGGGCATGTAATCATTATCAATACCCCTAAGCGTATGCTCCTCAAGGCGCAACTGACAGGCATCACAATCGTGAATGCACTTACCCGTAGACATCAAAATACAATGCTCAGTTGTCATGGTACGAATACGGCCGCTAACCATATAGCCCACAGGAATCGAGGCGTTTCTCGCCATGTGACAAATCTCTTGGAGGGTAAGTTCTGAGTTGAGCCAGAC is a window of Lancefieldella parvula DSM 20469 DNA encoding:
- the dcd gene encoding dCTP deaminase, whose product is MVLSDRDIKAEIAAGRIVIEPLCEKNVQPASVDVCLGSNFRIFRNSTHTSIDPLVAQEGLTESIDVPEGEVFVLHPGQFALGTTLERIAIPDDILGKLEGKSTLGRLGLMIHSTAGYVDPGWDGELTLELSNVANLPIILHPGMRIGQLSFERMSSPVERPYGCENLGSHYQGQRGATPSHVLSK
- a CDS encoding NifU family protein, yielding MAINRDLLNATLDVIRQSLQTDGGDVELIDVSDDGTVTLEMVGSCAGCPMSAYDMSEGIERILIEHVPGVKRVQPAML